Proteins encoded within one genomic window of Haladaptatus sp. QDMS2:
- a CDS encoding rhodanese-like domain-containing protein encodes MVARISASDLRRLVDDDADFELIDTRPPDNFAAWHAPGARNVPFKPGDVDVAQRLREQTGLEPDARIVTICAMGITSDHFATALEQAGYENVTVVEGGMRAWSAVYDTVTVPTDADDVTIIQVQRRAKGCLGYLVISRRTGTAAVIDPTRHTAEFVSLADRHEVEITDVFDTHVHADHISGGRKLADEVGATYHLGERATERGVQYEFDPLSRNDVVTVGDLSIKALAVPGHTTEMANYLVNDVAVFTGDTLFTASVGRTELQFGDAAAADGAALLYDSLHGTLLAEPDSVLVCPGHFALEADGTSSEVTPGEPVFATIRALRTAAPLLQLPEAEFVARLTANLPEKPPNYETVIAINTGARDLTDEQEATKLELGPNNCAIAEQT; translated from the coding sequence ATGGTTGCTCGCATCTCCGCTTCGGATCTCCGTCGGCTCGTCGACGACGACGCCGATTTCGAACTCATCGACACGCGCCCGCCGGACAACTTCGCGGCGTGGCACGCCCCCGGTGCGCGAAACGTGCCGTTCAAACCGGGAGACGTAGACGTCGCCCAACGGCTCCGCGAGCAAACCGGGCTCGAACCCGACGCCCGAATCGTCACCATCTGCGCGATGGGTATCACCTCGGACCACTTCGCCACGGCACTCGAACAGGCAGGCTACGAGAACGTCACCGTCGTCGAGGGTGGAATGCGCGCGTGGAGCGCCGTCTACGACACGGTCACCGTCCCGACAGACGCAGACGACGTGACCATCATTCAGGTTCAACGCCGGGCGAAGGGTTGTCTCGGCTACCTCGTCATCTCCCGTCGAACCGGAACCGCCGCGGTCATCGACCCGACCAGACACACGGCCGAGTTCGTCTCGCTCGCAGACCGCCACGAGGTCGAAATCACGGACGTCTTCGACACCCACGTCCACGCAGACCACATCAGCGGTGGCCGAAAACTCGCGGACGAAGTCGGGGCGACGTACCACCTCGGCGAACGTGCGACGGAGCGTGGCGTCCAGTACGAGTTCGACCCGCTCTCGCGAAACGACGTCGTCACTGTGGGCGACCTCTCGATAAAGGCGCTCGCCGTGCCGGGACACACCACCGAAATGGCGAACTATCTCGTAAACGACGTCGCCGTCTTCACCGGGGATACGCTGTTCACCGCGTCGGTTGGGCGAACGGAACTCCAATTTGGCGACGCGGCGGCCGCAGACGGTGCGGCGCTCCTCTACGACTCACTCCACGGCACCCTGCTCGCAGAACCGGACAGCGTCCTCGTCTGCCCTGGGCATTTCGCCCTCGAAGCCGACGGAACGTCCTCCGAGGTGACGCCGGGCGAACCGGTGTTCGCGACGATTCGAGCCCTCCGCACGGCGGCTCCGTTGCTCCAGTTGCCCGAGGCAGAGTTCGTCGCTCGACTCACGGCCAACCTCCCGGAGAAACCGCCGAACTACGAGACGGTCATCGCCATCAACACGGGGGCGCGGGACCTGACGGACGAACAGGAGGCGACGAAGTTGGAACTCGGGCCGAACAACTGCGCGATAGCCGAACAGACCTAG
- a CDS encoding alpha/beta fold hydrolase, with amino-acid sequence MKTVSHHGRETAYRRTDFGDAGQPICYVHGSGGTHRVWTGIYGRRANTRPAVALDLSGHGESDDIDAEPGFSTLAAYADDVLAVVEETGASVLVGNSLGGAVILHLLVERDVELEAAVLAGTGAKLSVLDDLLRWLDDDYERAVEFLHGEDMLFHDTTSTVVDHSKATMNAVGSAVTERDFRTCHRFDVRDQLDNVETPTLALVGEYDRLTPVSYHEYLVEHMPNATLAMIEDAAHLAMIEQPAAFANAIERFLAQ; translated from the coding sequence ATGAAGACAGTTTCCCACCACGGCCGCGAGACGGCGTATCGACGCACCGATTTCGGCGACGCTGGCCAGCCAATCTGCTACGTCCACGGGAGCGGTGGAACCCACCGCGTGTGGACGGGCATCTATGGCCGGCGGGCGAATACTCGACCCGCCGTCGCCCTCGACCTGAGTGGCCACGGCGAATCCGACGACATCGACGCAGAGCCTGGCTTTAGCACGCTCGCGGCCTACGCTGACGACGTGCTCGCCGTCGTCGAAGAAACGGGCGCGTCCGTCCTCGTCGGCAACTCACTCGGCGGCGCGGTCATCCTCCACCTGCTGGTCGAGCGCGACGTCGAACTCGAAGCCGCCGTCCTCGCGGGGACGGGCGCGAAACTCTCCGTCCTCGACGACTTGCTCCGCTGGCTGGACGACGACTACGAGCGAGCGGTCGAGTTCCTCCACGGCGAAGACATGCTGTTTCACGACACCACGAGCACGGTCGTCGACCATTCGAAAGCCACGATGAACGCCGTCGGAAGCGCGGTCACAGAGCGTGACTTTCGTACCTGCCACCGATTCGACGTTCGCGACCAACTCGACAACGTGGAGACGCCGACGCTCGCGCTCGTCGGCGAATACGACCGGCTGACACCCGTGTCCTACCACGAGTATCTGGTCGAACACATGCCGAACGCGACGCTTGCCATGATAGAAGATGCGGCCCATCTCGCGATGATAGAACAACCTGCTGCGTTCGCGAACGCAATCGAACGCTTCCTCGCTCAGTAG
- a CDS encoding RtcB family protein, translating to MTTYEAGDITLHKVREFVWEIPKEGDMRVPARVLASEALLDEISDDLTLSQLKNSTHLPGIQKHAVCMPDGHQGYGFPVGGVAGIDTENGCISPGAVGYDINCGVRMMKTNLTYDDLKGHEEELVDALFRAIPSGLGGGGVVEDDIDTVNDVLENGMRWALENGFATEADLAHCEDEGFRPDAQPDKVSEKAKNRGRNQLGSLGSGNHFLEVQRVTDVFREDVAEAFGLYEDQIVVLIHCGSRGLGHQVCTDYLRKIEKQHSGLLSQLPDRELAAAPAGSQLAEDYYGAMCAAINFAWVNRQLIMHRTRQVFAQVFDRPWEDMEMELLYDVAHNIAKKELHDVDGEQRELYVHRKGATRAFPAGRPELPPAYRDVGQPIIIPGSMGTHSYILRGGENSLDLTFGSTAHGAGRVMSRTKAKQQFWGETVQEELRDQQQIFVKAQSGATVAEEAPGVYKDIDEVIRVSDALGIGDRVARTFPVCNIKG from the coding sequence ATGACTACCTACGAAGCCGGTGACATCACGCTTCACAAGGTGCGCGAGTTCGTCTGGGAGATTCCCAAAGAAGGCGACATGCGCGTCCCCGCTCGCGTCCTCGCGAGCGAAGCCCTCTTAGACGAAATCAGCGACGACCTGACCCTCTCGCAACTCAAAAACTCGACGCACCTGCCGGGTATCCAGAAGCACGCCGTCTGTATGCCGGACGGTCATCAGGGGTACGGCTTCCCGGTCGGCGGCGTCGCCGGTATCGACACCGAAAACGGCTGTATTTCGCCCGGAGCGGTCGGGTACGACATCAATTGCGGCGTCAGAATGATGAAGACGAACCTCACCTACGACGACCTCAAAGGCCACGAGGAGGAACTCGTAGACGCGCTGTTTCGGGCCATCCCGTCGGGCCTCGGCGGCGGCGGCGTCGTCGAAGACGACATCGACACGGTGAACGACGTGCTCGAAAACGGGATGCGGTGGGCGTTAGAAAACGGCTTCGCAACCGAAGCCGACCTCGCCCACTGCGAAGACGAGGGATTCCGCCCGGACGCGCAACCGGATAAGGTCTCCGAGAAGGCGAAAAACCGTGGCCGAAACCAACTCGGGTCGCTCGGCTCTGGGAATCACTTCCTCGAAGTCCAGCGCGTGACCGACGTGTTCCGTGAGGACGTGGCAGAAGCGTTTGGCCTGTACGAGGACCAAATCGTCGTCCTCATCCACTGTGGGTCGCGCGGCCTCGGGCACCAGGTCTGTACTGATTACCTGCGGAAAATCGAGAAACAACACAGCGGCCTGCTCTCGCAGTTGCCCGACCGGGAACTCGCCGCCGCGCCCGCCGGGAGCCAACTGGCCGAGGACTACTACGGCGCGATGTGTGCGGCCATCAACTTCGCGTGGGTGAACCGCCAGCTCATCATGCACCGCACCCGGCAGGTGTTCGCACAGGTGTTCGACCGGCCGTGGGAGGACATGGAGATGGAACTGCTCTACGACGTGGCCCACAACATCGCCAAGAAGGAGCTGCACGACGTAGACGGCGAACAGCGCGAACTGTACGTTCACCGGAAAGGGGCCACGCGGGCGTTCCCCGCCGGGCGACCGGAACTCCCGCCCGCCTACCGGGACGTGGGCCAGCCAATCATCATTCCGGGGTCGATGGGCACCCACAGCTACATCCTGCGGGGCGGGGAGAACTCCCTCGACCTCACCTTTGGCTCGACCGCTCACGGTGCGGGCCGAGTCATGAGTCGGACGAAGGCGAAACAGCAGTTCTGGGGTGAGACGGTCCAGGAGGAACTGCGCGACCAGCAACAGATTTTCGTCAAGGCCCAGTCCGGCGCGACGGTGGCCGAGGAGGCCCCCGGCGTGTACAAGGACATCGACGAGGTCATCCGCGTCTCGGACGCGCTCGGCATCGGCGACCGCGTCGCCCGCACGTTCCCCGTCTGCAACATCAAGGGGTGA
- a CDS encoding N-acetyltransferase translates to MSVNIELRVAGPGNDAFAEEAWELKEHIRKNEGFLRQRRGFFMDAYRRSTAYLLIEDGPVEKLVGFCSVRRDGYILFLAIDADYRGEGFAEQLIGAVAEEYGSVSCHARTTNERALGFYKHVGFRVVREVTNYYEDGGAAYYLRLGNNSITSRFSEFMRR, encoded by the coding sequence GTGAGCGTCAACATCGAACTGCGCGTCGCCGGGCCTGGCAATGACGCTTTCGCGGAGGAGGCCTGGGAGCTCAAAGAACACATCCGTAAGAACGAGGGGTTCCTGCGCCAGCGACGTGGCTTTTTCATGGACGCCTACCGCCGGTCTACGGCGTACCTCCTCATCGAAGACGGACCGGTCGAGAAACTCGTCGGTTTCTGCTCGGTCCGTCGTGACGGGTACATACTCTTTCTCGCAATCGACGCCGACTATCGCGGCGAAGGGTTCGCCGAACAACTCATCGGCGCTGTCGCAGAGGAGTACGGGTCGGTGAGTTGCCACGCACGGACGACGAACGAGCGGGCGCTCGGCTTCTACAAACACGTCGGCTTCCGGGTGGTCCGGGAGGTCACGAACTACTACGAAGACGGCGGTGCGGCCTATTACTTGCGACTCGGGAACAACTCGATTACGAGTCGATTCTCCGAGTTCATGCGACGGTGA
- a CDS encoding helix-turn-helix domain-containing protein — translation MPDSMAELLRKDMECEGLLECFHGLRELDRECFQVLATTDEPLTIDEIATRVGRERSTAYRAVQRLLTAGFVQKEQVNYEQGGYHHVYKIANADDVADDLQRLLNDWYAKMGTLIQEFRTKYDHEEVEAQG, via the coding sequence ATGCCCGACTCGATGGCAGAACTACTGCGAAAGGACATGGAGTGTGAGGGGCTCCTCGAATGTTTCCACGGCCTTCGCGAACTCGACCGGGAATGCTTTCAGGTGCTCGCGACCACCGACGAACCACTCACGATAGACGAAATCGCGACCCGCGTGGGGCGCGAGCGATCGACCGCCTACCGGGCCGTCCAGCGATTGCTCACGGCAGGTTTCGTCCAGAAAGAGCAGGTGAACTACGAACAGGGCGGCTACCACCACGTGTACAAGATTGCGAACGCAGACGATGTCGCAGACGACCTCCAGCGACTGCTCAACGACTGGTACGCGAAGATGGGAACGCTCATCCAGGAGTTCCGGACGAAGTACGACCACGAAGAAGTCGAAGCGCAGGGCTGA
- the priS gene encoding DNA primase small subunit PriS, translated as MEERTRAYLRGRFRDYYRRHEITPPPNAHEREWGFIPWTDSPGTTMVRHRSLLDLGDLGEFLRHKRPRHVYFSAGQYADPSANSMQKKRWQGSDLVFDLDADHLPAVTLGEDSYAEMLAKCKAALLRLLSFLEDDFGFSNMQVVFSGGRGYHVHVRDESVNALEREERREIVDYVRGIGLDFDELIATESVQGLGRKTPADKRTLRTRGGWGKRAHRHLMAFVDDVLEAEEEAALARLQSIEGVGEGRAKAAYTAIQSNRDAIATGNIDVHAAFYRIARSVMTEVVELDNAPIDEPVTTDTNRLIRLPGSLHGGSGLQVLRLERDELDDFDPLRAAVPDTFVGHDITVEVTTGGEVELGGDSFTLSEGDVTVPEYLGIFLMARGRAEKGKE; from the coding sequence ATGGAAGAGCGTACGCGTGCGTATCTCCGTGGCCGCTTTCGCGACTACTACAGACGCCACGAGATAACGCCACCACCGAACGCCCACGAGCGAGAGTGGGGATTCATCCCGTGGACCGACAGTCCGGGCACGACGATGGTTCGCCACCGGTCGCTGCTCGATTTAGGCGACCTCGGTGAGTTTCTCAGACACAAGCGTCCGCGCCACGTCTACTTCTCGGCCGGGCAGTACGCAGACCCGAGTGCGAACTCGATGCAGAAGAAACGCTGGCAGGGCTCCGACCTCGTGTTCGACCTCGACGCGGACCACCTGCCCGCAGTGACGCTCGGGGAGGACTCCTACGCGGAGATGCTCGCGAAATGTAAGGCAGCACTCCTTCGCCTGCTCTCGTTTCTCGAAGACGACTTCGGGTTTTCGAATATGCAGGTGGTCTTCTCCGGCGGCCGAGGCTACCACGTCCACGTCAGAGACGAGAGCGTGAACGCACTCGAACGCGAGGAACGGCGCGAAATCGTCGATTACGTCCGCGGCATCGGCCTCGACTTCGACGAACTCATCGCGACCGAATCGGTTCAGGGATTGGGTCGAAAGACGCCCGCAGACAAACGAACCCTCCGCACCCGAGGTGGCTGGGGCAAGCGAGCACACCGCCACCTCATGGCGTTCGTAGACGACGTGCTGGAAGCAGAAGAAGAGGCGGCGCTCGCTCGACTCCAGTCAATCGAGGGCGTCGGCGAGGGCCGAGCGAAAGCCGCCTACACGGCAATCCAGTCGAATCGAGACGCCATCGCCACAGGCAACATCGACGTTCACGCCGCCTTCTACCGCATCGCCCGCAGCGTGATGACAGAGGTCGTCGAACTCGACAACGCACCCATCGACGAACCGGTGACGACTGACACGAACCGACTCATCCGCCTGCCGGGGAGCCTCCACGGTGGCAGTGGCTTGCAGGTTCTCAGGCTCGAACGCGACGAACTCGACGACTTCGACCCGCTCCGCGCCGCGGTTCCGGACACGTTCGTCGGACACGATATCACGGTCGAAGTGACAACGGGCGGCGAGGTCGAACTCGGTGGCGATAGTTTTACACTGTCAGAAGGAGATGTTACAGTTCCAGAGTATCTCGGCATCTTCCTCATGGCCAGAGGGCGTGCCGAGAAGGGGAAAGAATGA
- the panB gene encoding 3-methyl-2-oxobutanoate hydroxymethyltransferase — MPTTVTDIRKMAGTARIAMMTAYDAPTAKIADEQGLDILLVGDSLGNTSLGYDSTLPVTVDDTVRHTAAVARAAKNALVVADMPFLSFGVDDAESVTNAGRMIKEAGAKAVKIESGPHTVELTRKLTQLGIPVMAHLGLTPQQVNQLGGYTRQGTTRESATQILDLAKHHEEAGAFSLVLEHVPANLAAQVTEALEIPTIGIGAGPDTDGQVLVVDDVVGLSDWQPPFAKQFGNVRKEMEQAIGTYADEVRSGSFPDPEHSHVEEDLDDLY, encoded by the coding sequence ATGCCCACGACGGTCACGGATATCCGCAAGATGGCGGGCACGGCGCGCATCGCGATGATGACGGCGTACGATGCGCCGACCGCGAAAATCGCGGACGAACAGGGCCTCGACATCCTCCTCGTCGGCGACAGCCTCGGGAACACCTCCCTCGGGTACGATTCGACGCTGCCGGTGACGGTAGACGACACGGTTCGCCACACGGCGGCGGTCGCGCGCGCCGCGAAAAACGCACTCGTCGTCGCCGACATGCCGTTTCTGAGTTTCGGCGTGGACGACGCAGAAAGCGTCACGAACGCCGGACGGATGATAAAAGAGGCCGGCGCGAAGGCGGTCAAAATCGAGAGCGGACCGCACACCGTCGAACTCACGCGCAAGCTGACCCAGCTCGGAATTCCGGTCATGGCGCATCTCGGGTTGACGCCCCAGCAGGTGAACCAACTCGGCGGGTACACCCGGCAGGGGACGACTCGCGAGTCAGCGACCCAGATTCTCGACCTCGCAAAACATCACGAAGAGGCGGGCGCATTCTCGCTCGTCCTCGAACACGTCCCGGCCAACCTCGCCGCGCAGGTGACCGAGGCGCTCGAAATTCCTACTATCGGCATCGGTGCGGGCCCGGACACGGACGGGCAGGTGCTCGTCGTGGACGACGTCGTCGGCTTGAGCGACTGGCAACCGCCGTTCGCAAAACAGTTCGGCAACGTCCGCAAGGAGATGGAGCAGGCAATCGGAACGTACGCAGACGAGGTCCGGTCCGGGTCCTTCCCCGACCCCGAACACAGCCACGTCGAAGAAGACTTAGACGACCTCTACTGA
- a CDS encoding archease has protein sequence MTDSEDARFELREHTADVGVAATGDTLGDLFAAFGDGLTACMCDAFPDTGERFSFTVRAENREAALFDYLDQLIYERDVRLVLPVDNEAIVSEEDGEWVVEASARGVPLADVTARDIKAVTYAEMRIEETPAGWEGYVVFDA, from the coding sequence ATGACCGATTCCGAGGACGCACGATTCGAACTCCGTGAACACACCGCAGACGTCGGCGTCGCGGCCACGGGCGACACCCTCGGCGACCTCTTTGCGGCCTTCGGTGACGGCCTCACCGCCTGCATGTGTGACGCGTTTCCGGACACCGGCGAACGCTTTTCGTTTACCGTCCGCGCAGAGAACCGCGAGGCCGCCCTGTTCGACTATCTGGACCAACTCATCTACGAACGCGACGTGCGCCTCGTCCTCCCCGTGGACAACGAAGCGATCGTCAGCGAGGAGGACGGCGAGTGGGTCGTCGAGGCGAGCGCCCGCGGCGTCCCGCTCGCCGACGTCACCGCCCGCGACATCAAGGCGGTCACGTACGCCGAGATGCGAATCGAGGAGACGCCAGCGGGCTGGGAGGGCTACGTCGTATTTGACGCCTGA
- a CDS encoding DUF502 domain-containing protein, which produces MESGDGEANLQRGHAQGAKQRLRQVFLSGAALTIPLIITFIVLGFVIRFVSDILAPFVMVANMVWTINMPGYLVQATAIVATVMLIFIVGIISEGTSGQHMADRFHTLVEAIPGVGGVYHSFRRMSDVLIESDTQSFQEVKIVEFPHEGAYTIGFLTADTPEEIETAAGHSDMQTLFLPLAPNPVMGGFLVHLPADKVHDVDMTVEEGVRAIVTSGVAVGKSGESHAALSSDQLTRLTGMSTAGEVEPDDSEQGVTAPNSEGTGGQKGDGS; this is translated from the coding sequence ATGGAATCCGGAGACGGCGAAGCGAATCTACAACGCGGTCACGCGCAGGGGGCCAAACAACGGCTCCGTCAAGTGTTTTTAAGCGGTGCGGCGTTGACGATTCCACTCATCATCACGTTCATCGTTCTGGGATTCGTCATCAGATTCGTTTCTGACATTTTGGCTCCGTTCGTGATGGTCGCGAACATGGTCTGGACCATCAACATGCCGGGGTATCTGGTGCAGGCGACGGCAATCGTCGCGACGGTCATGCTCATCTTCATCGTCGGCATCATCTCCGAAGGGACGAGCGGCCAGCACATGGCCGACCGTTTCCACACGCTCGTCGAAGCCATCCCAGGCGTCGGCGGCGTCTACCACAGTTTCCGACGGATGAGCGACGTACTCATCGAGAGCGACACCCAGAGTTTTCAGGAGGTCAAAATCGTCGAGTTCCCACACGAAGGGGCCTACACCATCGGTTTCCTCACCGCGGACACACCCGAAGAAATCGAGACGGCTGCGGGTCACTCCGACATGCAGACGCTGTTTCTCCCGCTCGCACCGAATCCCGTGATGGGCGGGTTTCTGGTTCACCTTCCGGCCGACAAAGTCCACGACGTGGACATGACCGTCGAGGAAGGCGTCCGGGCCATCGTCACGAGTGGGGTCGCCGTGGGTAAATCCGGGGAGTCACACGCCGCGCTCTCCTCTGACCAACTCACCCGTCTCACGGGGATGTCCACGGCGGGCGAAGTCGAACCTGACGACAGCGAACAGGGCGTCACCGCACCGAATTCGGAGGGAACCGGCGGACAGAAAGGCGACGGTAGCTAA
- a CDS encoding CDC48 family AAA ATPase produces the protein MKLTVKPLKQKDAGRGLAAIDRAAMAELDLENGDYIVIEGKDGGRAVARVWPGYPEDENRNIIRIDGRLRQEATVGIDDRVTVEKADVKPAKKVTVALPQNLRIRGNIGPYIRDKLAGQAITKGQTVPFSLGFGPMTSMSNQKIPLRIAGVSPSGTVVVTDSTEIDISEKPAEQISGAERTSPLGGPSITYEDIGGLDKELEQVREMIELPMRHPELFKQLGIEPPKGVLLHGPPGTGKTLIAKAVANEIDATFETISGPEIMSKYYGESEEQLREVFERAEEGAPAIVFIDELDSIAPKRGETSGDVERRVVAQLLSLMDGLNERGQVTVIGATNRLNAIDPALRRGGRFDREIEIGVPDKQGRKEILQVHTRGMPLADGIELDMYAANTHGFVGADLESLAREAAMNALRRIRPELDLEADEIDADILETIRVTEDDFKQALKGISPSALREVFVEAPDVTWEDVGGLEDTKERLRETIQWPLEYPEVFETMGMEAAKGVLLYGPPGTGKTLLAKAVANEAESNFISIKGPELLNKFVGESEKGVREVFAKARENAPTVVFFDEIDSIASERGQRMGDSGVSERMVSQLLTELDGLEELEDVVVIATTNRPDLIDSALLRPGRLDRHIHVPVPDEDARRAILDVHTTDKPIADDVDLDWLAKETEGYVGADLEALVREASLAASREFIKSVSREEVAKSVGNVRVNREHFEKALKEIQPSVTDETVRRYEEIEQRFQQREPETEEREFSRTFQ, from the coding sequence ATGAAGCTCACCGTCAAGCCCCTGAAGCAAAAAGACGCCGGCCGCGGTCTGGCCGCCATCGACCGCGCAGCAATGGCCGAACTCGATCTCGAAAACGGCGATTACATCGTCATCGAAGGGAAAGACGGCGGCCGCGCCGTCGCACGCGTCTGGCCCGGCTATCCGGAAGACGAAAATCGCAACATCATCCGCATCGACGGCCGCCTCCGTCAGGAAGCCACCGTTGGCATCGACGACCGCGTGACGGTCGAAAAGGCGGACGTAAAGCCCGCCAAGAAGGTTACTGTCGCCCTCCCACAGAATCTTCGTATCCGCGGAAACATCGGCCCGTACATCCGCGACAAACTCGCTGGACAGGCCATCACGAAGGGGCAGACGGTCCCCTTCTCGCTCGGCTTCGGCCCGATGACGAGCATGTCGAACCAGAAGATTCCGCTGCGCATCGCTGGCGTCTCCCCCTCCGGGACGGTCGTGGTGACCGACTCGACGGAAATCGACATCAGCGAGAAGCCCGCGGAGCAGATTTCGGGCGCAGAGCGCACCAGCCCGCTCGGCGGCCCCTCCATCACCTACGAGGACATCGGCGGCCTCGACAAGGAGTTAGAGCAGGTTCGCGAGATGATCGAATTGCCGATGCGCCACCCGGAACTGTTCAAACAACTCGGCATCGAACCGCCAAAGGGCGTGCTCCTGCACGGCCCACCGGGGACGGGCAAGACGCTCATCGCGAAGGCCGTCGCCAACGAAATCGACGCCACTTTCGAGACCATCTCCGGCCCCGAAATCATGTCGAAGTACTACGGGGAATCGGAAGAACAACTCCGTGAGGTGTTCGAACGCGCAGAAGAGGGCGCACCGGCCATCGTCTTCATCGACGAACTCGACTCCATCGCGCCAAAGCGCGGTGAGACGTCGGGTGACGTCGAACGTCGCGTGGTCGCCCAACTCCTGTCGCTCATGGACGGCCTGAACGAGCGCGGACAGGTGACGGTCATCGGTGCGACCAACCGTCTCAACGCCATCGACCCGGCGCTGCGCCGCGGCGGCCGGTTCGACCGCGAAATCGAAATCGGCGTCCCCGACAAACAGGGGCGCAAGGAAATCCTGCAGGTCCACACCCGCGGGATGCCCCTCGCAGACGGCATCGAACTCGACATGTACGCCGCGAACACGCACGGGTTCGTCGGCGCGGACTTAGAATCGCTCGCCCGAGAGGCGGCGATGAACGCGCTGCGACGTATCCGCCCCGAACTCGATCTCGAGGCCGACGAAATCGACGCGGACATCCTGGAGACGATTCGCGTTACCGAAGACGACTTCAAACAGGCACTCAAGGGTATCTCGCCCTCGGCGCTTCGCGAGGTGTTCGTCGAAGCCCCGGACGTGACCTGGGAAGACGTCGGCGGTCTCGAGGACACCAAAGAACGCCTCCGCGAGACCATCCAGTGGCCGCTCGAATATCCCGAAGTGTTCGAGACCATGGGCATGGAAGCCGCAAAAGGCGTCCTCCTCTACGGCCCACCGGGCACGGGGAAGACGCTGCTCGCGAAGGCGGTCGCCAACGAGGCGGAGTCGAACTTCATCTCCATCAAAGGCCCCGAACTGCTCAACAAGTTCGTCGGCGAATCGGAGAAGGGTGTCCGCGAAGTGTTCGCCAAAGCCCGCGAGAACGCCCCGACGGTGGTGTTCTTCGACGAAATCGACTCCATCGCCTCCGAACGCGGCCAACGCATGGGTGATTCGGGCGTCTCAGAGCGCATGGTTTCACAGTTGCTGACGGAACTCGACGGCCTCGAAGAACTCGAAGACGTCGTCGTCATCGCGACGACCAACCGGCCTGACCTCATCGACTCGGCGCTCCTTCGACCGGGTCGCCTGGACCGCCACATCCACGTGCCCGTCCCGGACGAAGACGCCCGTCGCGCCATCCTCGACGTCCACACCACGGACAAGCCAATCGCCGACGACGTGGACTTAGACTGGCTCGCAAAGGAGACTGAGGGATACGTCGGGGCCGACTTAGAAGCGCTCGTCCGCGAGGCGTCGCTGGCCGCAAGCCGCGAGTTCATCAAGAGCGTCTCGAGAGAAGAGGTCGCAAAGAGCGTCGGCAACGTTCGCGTCAACCGCGAGCACTTCGAGAAGGCGCTCAAGGAGATTCAACCGTCGGTCACCGACGAGACGGTTCGCCGCTACGAGGAAATCGAACAGCGCTTCCAACAGCGCGAACCCGAAACCGAAGAGCGGGAGTTCAGCCGGACGTTCCAATAG
- a CDS encoding translation initiation factor eIF-2B, with amino-acid sequence MIDETVEEILEMQTHSSSVVAVKAATALADLTDREFVTVEEYIRDLERNSSALRRANPSHASLFNTQRQIVDLVTEGNPESVEEAKKLTIAAIEEVVDQVEKAKDRAAENAANAIEDGMTILTHDYSSTVLEAIELAVRDGKHLTVYVTEARPRYLGRKTARVLSGMDRVETHLMVDSACGHFLPDCDVVLFGMDCIVGDQFYNRVGTFPISATAAQVDVPVVVIGSRAKIIEDGFVFENEIRSGSEVMLEPAEGFKLENPAYDATPIRLIESVITDHGTQQF; translated from the coding sequence ATGATAGACGAGACGGTCGAGGAGATTCTCGAGATGCAGACCCACAGCTCCTCGGTGGTCGCGGTGAAAGCCGCAACTGCGCTCGCAGACCTCACGGACCGCGAGTTCGTAACCGTAGAGGAGTACATCCGTGACCTGGAACGAAACAGCAGCGCGCTTCGCCGGGCGAACCCCTCGCACGCCTCGCTGTTCAACACGCAACGGCAGATCGTCGACCTCGTCACGGAGGGCAACCCCGAATCGGTCGAGGAAGCGAAAAAGCTCACCATCGCCGCCATCGAGGAGGTCGTAGACCAGGTCGAGAAGGCAAAAGACCGCGCCGCGGAGAACGCCGCGAACGCCATCGAAGACGGGATGACGATTCTCACCCACGACTACTCCTCGACCGTCCTCGAAGCCATCGAACTCGCGGTCCGCGACGGCAAGCACCTGACGGTCTACGTCACCGAGGCCAGACCACGCTACCTCGGACGAAAGACCGCCCGCGTCCTCTCGGGGATGGACCGCGTCGAAACGCACCTCATGGTCGACAGTGCATGCGGTCACTTCCTGCCCGACTGTGACGTGGTGCTGTTCGGGATGGACTGCATCGTCGGCGACCAGTTTTACAACCGCGTCGGCACGTTCCCGATTTCTGCGACGGCCGCGCAGGTGGACGTCCCTGTCGTCGTCATCGGGTCGCGGGCGAAAATCATCGAGGACGGCTTCGTCTTCGAAAACGAGATTCGCTCGGGCAGCGAGGTCATGCTCGAACCGGCAGAGGGCTTCAAACTGGAGAACCCCGCCTACGACGCGACGCCGATTCGCCTCATCGAGTCCGTCATCACCGACCACGGCACCCAGCAGTTCTAG